AATGATAGCGATCGTCGGCCTCTCGTTCGGGCTGGTACTGTTCGCACAGGGAACGGAGAAACTGTTCAATCCGCGTATCCGGGCGCGCCACGCGGACACGGTCGATGACACTGCGCACTACGAGGAATAACAATGCAGCGAAAACACACGAAAACCGTCGACGATCCGATCTTCGAGGTACGGGACACGACCGTCTCGTTCGACATGGAACGAGGGGAATCGAAAGTACTGAACGAAGTAGACATCGACGTGGAACGGGGTGAGGTCCTCGGTGTCGTCGGCGAAAGCGGCAGCGGGAAATCGATGTTCGCTTCCGCGTTGCTCAACGCGGTCGTCGATCCCGGACAGCTCACCGGCGACATCACCTTCTACCCCGAGTCGGGGGCGGCTATCGATCTTCTCAGTCTCTCCCAAGACGAGATCAAACAGGTTCGCTGGGAGGAGATCTCGATGGTGTTCCAGGGCGCGATGAGTTCGTTCAACCCGACGATGTCGATCCGGGACCACTTCCGGGAGACGCTGGCCGTCCACGACTACGACGTCGAGGAGGGGATGGAACGCGCTGAAGACCTGCTCGCGGATCTCTACCTCGAGTCGGATCAGGTGTTAGACTCCTATCCCCACGAACTCTCGGGCGGGATGAGCCAGCGAGCACTCATCGCATTGAGTCTGGTGCTCGAGCCGGAAGTGCTGGTGATGGACGAGCCGACGGCCGCGCTGGACCTGCTCATGCAGCGCAGCATCATCCGATTGATCAAGGAGATCGCGGAGGAGCGCGATCTGACGATCGTCTTCATTACGCACGATCTACCGCTGGTCGCAAACCTCGCCGACCGGATCGCGGTCCTCTACGCCTTCGAGTTCGTCGAGGTCGGCCCCGCGTACGAGGTGTTGACGGAAGCGAAACACCCCTATACGCGGGCGCTGCTCAACTCGACGCCGAATCTGGAGACGCCCCGCGAGCAGATGAAACCGATCGAGGGCGCGGCACCCGATCCGGTGTCGGTGCCAAACGGGTGTTCGTACCACCCGCGCT
This sequence is a window from Natrinema amylolyticum. Protein-coding genes within it:
- a CDS encoding ABC transporter ATP-binding protein produces the protein MQRKHTKTVDDPIFEVRDTTVSFDMERGESKVLNEVDIDVERGEVLGVVGESGSGKSMFASALLNAVVDPGQLTGDITFYPESGAAIDLLSLSQDEIKQVRWEEISMVFQGAMSSFNPTMSIRDHFRETLAVHDYDVEEGMERAEDLLADLYLESDQVLDSYPHELSGGMSQRALIALSLVLEPEVLVMDEPTAALDLLMQRSIIRLIKEIAEERDLTIVFITHDLPLVANLADRIAVLYAFEFVEVGPAYEVLTEAKHPYTRALLNSTPNLETPREQMKPIEGAAPDPVSVPNGCSYHPRCPLSDATCERDDPPLESETPEDGHVAACHYVDKVPETVPLTLQEVKVNE